One segment of Babesia bigemina genome assembly Bbig001, chromosome : II DNA contains the following:
- a CDS encoding fumarate hydratase, putative, translating to MLRQLSLTNAVKNVGRRWNARNKLLRMYGNPCQGCKCFGSQATTPCAPKPTQAAAAPEFDLRFVDPLKKAGCSEGYEFERLDDLSSLIKVVDSSVPSITDATPVKMLTIPPRVIEELTERAFVEIMHFLRADHLKQLRGILDDAEASNNDRFVAMQLLKNACVASGGVLPGCQDTGTAIVIGKRGNRVFTEGDEAAIAKGVYNAYVQRKFRYSQMSPLSMFEEVSTKCNLPAQIELYAKEGDAYNFLFIAKGGGSANKTFLYQQTKAVLNPDVLLNFLVDQIKTIGTSACPPYHLAVVIGGLSAEMTLKTVKLASCKYLDGLPKEGGSFGQAFRDVKLESEILDMTRNLGIGAQFGGKYFCHDVRVVRLPRHGASCPIGRPLVFRTHICCPGIGVSCSADRQIMAKIDASGVYLEKLEHDPARFLPAIEEANGAEEVIVNLDAGMDKVLEQIRKYPTKQRLLLNGTMIVARDIAHARLSQILKETGDLPDYAKQYPIYYAGPAKRPDGLVSGSFGPTTAGRMDSYAAMFMEKQASLITLAKGNRSRAFANACKKYGGVYLGSVGGPAALIAKDCITSVEVIDFPELGMEAVHKITVKNFPAFVVVDAQGNDFYKEWCG from the exons ATGCTGCGCCAGCTGAGTCTGACGAACGCCGTCAAAAACGTCGGAAGACGATGGAACGCGCGCAATAAATTGCTTAGGATGTATGGAAACCCATGCCAGGGCTGCAAATGTTTCGGCTCGCAGGCGACAACGCCCTGCGCGCCAAAGCCTACGCAGGCTGCAGCGGCGCCCGAGTTCGATCTGAGATTCGTGGACCCGCTGAAGAAGGCTGGATGTTCGGAGGGATATGAATTCGAGAGGCTGGACGACCTCAGCAGCCTCATCAAGGTTGTAGACTCGTCCGTGCCCTCGATTACCGACGCGACACCCGTAAAGATGCTGACGATACCTCCACGAGTGATCGAGGAGCTTACGGAGCGGGCGTTTGTCGAGATTATGCATTTTCTGAGGGCGGATCACCTCAAGCAACTGCGGGGAATCCTGGATGACGCAGAGGCCAGCAATAACGATAGATTCGTTGCCATGCAGCTGCTCAAAAACGCATGCGTCGCATCGGGAGG GGTACTGCCAGGGTGCCAGGACACTGGCACCGCCATTGTAATCGGCAAGCGGGGCAACCGTGTATTCACCGAGGGCGACGAAGCCGCTATCGCCAAAGGGGTATACAACGCATACGTCCAGCGGAAGTTCAG GTACAGCCAAATGTCGCCTCTCAGCATGTTTGAGGAGGTCAGCACGAAATGCAACTTACCGGCACAAATCGAATTGTACGCGAAGGAAGGGGATGCTTACAATTTCCTGTTCATCGCCAAGGGTGGTGGATCAGCGAACAAGACCTTCTTGTACCAGCAGACAAAG GCGGTGCTGAATCCGGACGTGCTGCTAAACTTCTTGGTGGACCAGATCAAAACCATCGGAACATCAGCCTGTCCGCCGTATCATCTGGCTGTGGTAATCGGAGGGCTCTCGGCGGAAATGACGCTGAAGACAGTGAAGCTTGCCAGCTGCAAGTACCTGGATGGGCTGCCCAAGGAGGGTGGCAGCTTCGGCCAAGCCTTTAGAGACGTCAAGCTGGAGAGCGAAATACTGGATATGACGCGGAATCTAGGTATAGGTGCGCAATTCGGTGGAAAGTACTTCTGCCATGACGTCAGGGTCGTACGACTGCCGCGACATGGAGCGTCATGTCCCATCGGTAGGCCCCTTGTGTTTAGAACGCACATCTGTTGTCCAGGAATTGGGGTGTCCTGCTCGGCTGATCGGCAGATAATGGCCAAAATTGATGCTTCCGGCGTCTACCTGGAAAAACTGGAACATGACCCAGCACGCTTCCTGCCAGCCATCGAGGAAGCCAATGGCGCAGAAGAGGTCATTGTGAACCTGGATGCGGGAATGGATAAGGTGCTTGAGCAGATCAGAAAGTACCCAACGAAGCAGCGGTTGCTGTTGAACGGAACTATGATAGTGGCCAGGGACATCGCACATGCCAGGCTCAGCCAGATACTGAAGGAAACGGGAGATCTGCCGGACTACGCCAAGCAGTACCCGATATACTACGCAG GACCGGCCAAGCGACCTGACGGATTAGTGAGTGGCTCGTTTGGGCCTACCACTGCGGGGAGGATGGACAGCTACGCGGCCATGTTCATGGAGAAGCAGGCGTCGCTCATAACACTGGCCAAGGGCAACCGGTCACGCGCATTCGCCAACGCCTGCAAAAAGTACGGAGGGGTCTACCTCGGATCGGTAGGAGGGCCCGCGGCGCTCATAGCCAAGGACTGCATAACCAGCGTCGAGGTCATTGATTTCCCCGAGCTGGGCATGGAAGCGGTGCACAAAATCACCGTCAAAAACTTCCCAGCCTTTGTGGTCGTCGACGCGCAGGGAAACGACTTCTACAAAGAGTGGTGTGGATGA
- a CDS encoding nuclear movement domain containing protein, putative produces MDSALNVAVNGSNEYRWEQSFDGVVVYVDLPAGLRKADVTVNFSPRELSIRLGKDAELKGKLCKNVDTTESTWLIGDGKLEVHLTKAIKGEVWTYIFEGDRCLDELNAEGDKKRLLLERFQNEHPGFDFSGAEFNGMVPEPRTFMKDI; encoded by the exons ATGGATTCCGCGCTGAACGTGGCAGTAAACG GGAGCAACGAGTACCGGTGGGAGCAGAGCTTTGACGGAGTCGTTGTCTACGTCGACCTCCCCGCGGGGCTGCGGAAGGCAGATGTGACCGTGAATTTTTCCCCGCGGGAACTATCCATACGCTTAGGAAAAGATGCGGAACTCAAAGGAAAGCTCTGCAAGAACGTAGATACAACGGAATCCACGTGGCTGATAGGGGATGGGAAGCTGGAGGTGCACCTCACCAAGGCAATCAAGGGCGAGGTGTGGACCTACATCTTCGAGGGCGACCGTTGCCTCGATGAGCTCAACGCGGAAGGCGACAAGAAacgcctgctgctggagcggtTCCAAAACGAGCACCCAGGGTTCGACTTTTCAGGCGCCGAATTCAACGGCATGGTGCCAGAGCCGCGCACGTTTATGAAGGATATCTGA
- a CDS encoding splicing factor 3a protein, putative has protein sequence MTFMLERIRASQEELEYLEKAISVLMNDRRRASGIRLATIERAIKQLVEQSQSIAQKCIAYYKDEDGLRKEEIRYLAGQQEGGRAAASKDDDGQLWTNFYSNLKKIKDYYKRNEGLNVPVEPQTVNNVINDAMSKVNVDLEFTPDENYGKCVDLQEHYRRFVNLQELRNYRAKQHQQQEVFRLNKKSIPESELEANILPFNEIDYVTYLNQFDKFAEIPRYCKYRVKEYYDYLEKLMDYLVGFFQRQNPLATTDSLKKSYQDSFEAEWIADRAAHWKDHTEQMELYLKPVDRLFASKGVFQSFQNGKKYKKIAEAFSKKTSQEMEEHSKASRDHDKSLAYMEYMIQHYKEFMTSTIQKTIEFIEKRESRTSRELEASQSLALQILESVGTDKQLDIDDVSSGEEEEQPIYNPLNLPLGWDGKPIPFWLYKLHGLGQEFKCEICGNYSYWGRKAFENHFQEWRHSFGMRCLKIPNTPHFKEITKIEDAFALYEKLRNQNEKNTFKVAQEVECEDSEGNVMNARAYEDLRRQGLL, from the exons ATGACGTTCATGCTCGAGCGAATCCGGGCCTCCCAGGAGGAGCTCGAGTACCTGGAAAAGGCAATCAGCGTGCTCATGAACGATAGAAGGAGGGCGTCTGGGATCAGACTCGCAACCATAGAACGCGCCATCAAGCAGCTCGTGGAACAATCGCAGAGCATCGCTCAAAAGTGCATAGCGTACTACAAGGATGAGGATGGACTGAGGAAGGAGGAAATCCGGTACCTTGCAG GGCAGCAAGAAGGCGGCAGGGCCGCTGCTTCCAAGGACGACGACGGACAGCTGTGGACAAACTTCTACAGCAACCTCAAAAAGATAAAGGACTACTACAAGCGCAATGAGGGTCTCAACGTGCCCGTGGAGCCGCAGACGGTGAACAACGTCATTAATGACGCCATGTCGAAGGTGAACGTGGACCTGGAGTTCACCCCGGATGAGAATTACGGAAAGTGCGTTGACCTGCAGGAGCACTACAGACGATTCGTTAACCTCCAGGAGCTGCGAAACTATAGGGCGAAGCAGCAccagcagcaggaagtGTTCAGGCTGAACAAAAAGTCCATTCCAGAAAGCGAATTGGAAGCCAACATCCTGCCCTTTAACGAAATCGACTACGTCACGTATCTCAACCAATTCGACAAATTCGCGGAAATACCCAGGTACTGCAAATACAGGGTTAAGGAGTACTACGATTACCTGGAGAAGCTGATGGACTACCTGGTGGGATTCTTCCAGCGCCAGAACCCGCTGGCCACCACCGACTCCCTGAAGAAGTCATACCAGGACAGCTTCGAGGCGGAGTGGATCGCAGACAGAGCGGCGCATTGGAAGGACCACACGGAGCAAATGGAGCTCTACCTGAAACCGGTGGACCGGCTATTCGCCTCCAAGGGGGTTTTCCAGTCATTCCAAAACGGAAAAAAATACAAAAAAATCGCCGAGGCGTTCTCCAAAAAAACCTCGCAAGAAATGGAGGAACACTCAAAGGCGAGCAGGGATCATGACAAGTCGCTTGCTTACATGGAATACATGATTCAGCACTACAAGGAGTTCATGACCAGCACCATACAAAAGACCATCGAGTTCATCGAAAAGCGGGAGTCACGTACCAGCAGGGAGCTGGAAGCATCGCAGAGCCTCGCGCTGCAGATACTCGAGTCGGTCGGAACCGACAAGCAGCTGGACATTGACGATGTCTCAAGCGGCGAAGAGGAGGAACAGCCCATATACAACCCGCTCAACCTCCCGCTCGGGTGGGATGGCAAGCCCATTCCCTTCTGGCTCTACAAGCTGCACGGCCTGGGGCAGGAGTTCAAGTGCGAAATATGCGGGAATTACTCGTACTGGGGGCGGAAGGCCTTTGAAAACCACTTCCAGGAGTGGCGGCACTCTTTCGGAATGAGGTGCCTGAAGATACCCAACACGCCGCACTTCAAGGAGATCACGAAAATCGAAGACGCGTTCGCCCTCTACGAAAAGCTCAGGAACCAGAACGAGAAAAACACGTTCAAGGTGGCGCAGGAAGTGGAGTGCGAGGACTCAGAGGGGAACGTCATGAACGCCAGAGCGTACGAGGACTTGCGCAGGCAGGGGCTGCTGTAA